The Marinifilum sp. JC120 genome window below encodes:
- the fba gene encoding class II fructose-1,6-bisphosphate aldolase, with translation MPLVSPKEMFEGAYAGGYAIGAFNVNNMEIIQGIMEAGSEENAPLILQVSAGAKKYAGLGYITKLMEAALLETDLPVVLHLDHGANFEICKEVIDGGFTSVMIDGSHLPFEENIAETQKVVKYAHDKGVWVEAELGRLAGVEEDVVSEKTIYTDPDEAVEFVERTGCDSLAIAIGTSHGAYKFTGEAKLDFDRLDKISSLMPNYPIVLHGASSVVPEFVAMANEFGADIGGAKGVPEDLLRKAASKAVCKINIDTDIRLAMTAVIRKFMAENPTVFDPRGYLGESRKAVKEMVRHKIINVLGCSNTI, from the coding sequence ATGCCACTAGTTTCGCCCAAGGAAATGTTCGAGGGAGCCTATGCCGGCGGCTATGCCATTGGCGCGTTCAATGTGAACAACATGGAGATCATTCAGGGAATCATGGAAGCGGGAAGCGAGGAGAACGCTCCCCTTATCCTTCAGGTTTCCGCCGGAGCTAAAAAATATGCCGGACTGGGCTACATCACAAAATTGATGGAAGCTGCCCTGCTGGAGACAGACCTTCCGGTAGTGCTTCATCTCGACCATGGCGCGAACTTTGAAATCTGCAAGGAAGTAATCGATGGCGGTTTCACATCTGTCATGATCGACGGTTCACATCTTCCTTTTGAAGAAAACATTGCTGAAACCCAAAAAGTAGTTAAATACGCTCACGACAAAGGAGTTTGGGTAGAAGCTGAACTCGGTCGCCTTGCCGGGGTTGAAGAAGATGTTGTTTCCGAAAAAACCATCTACACCGACCCTGACGAAGCAGTGGAATTCGTAGAGCGCACAGGTTGCGACTCCCTTGCTATCGCCATCGGCACCAGTCACGGCGCATACAAATTTACCGGTGAAGCAAAACTCGATTTTGACCGCCTCGATAAAATCAGCTCTTTGATGCCTAACTATCCCATCGTACTGCACGGTGCATCCAGTGTTGTTCCCGAGTTCGTAGCCATGGCTAATGAATTCGGTGCGGATATTGGCGGCGCAAAAGGCGTTCCCGAAGATCTCCTGCGCAAAGCAGCTTCTAAGGCCGTCTGCAAAATCAACATCGACACTGATATCCGTCTTGCAATGACCGCGGTTATCCGCAAATTCATGGCTGAGAACCCCACTGTATTCGACCCGAGGGGCTATCTGGGTGAATCCCGCAAGGCTGTTAAGGAAATGGTTCGCCACAAAATTATCAATGTGCTGGGTTGCTCCAACACCATATAG
- the gap gene encoding type I glyceraldehyde-3-phosphate dehydrogenase, with the protein MAVKVGINGFGRIGRYLVRLIHDSKDFDLVAVNARASNEDLALLFKHDSVHGTFHADVEANDDGFTINGKQIKVTRCAPGEWLWKDLGCDMVVETTGKFRDRASCEKHMACGAKKVVLSSPGIDSDTTIVMGVNDGDLTPEHNIISGASCTTNCLAPVAKVINDEFGLERGLMTTVHAYTMSQRVLDGSHKDIRRARACAVNMVPTTTGAAKAVTMVIPELAGKLDGMSIRVPTPNVSLVDLTCDLGRKTTKEEVNAVLAKAANEHMGYTEKPLVSTDYLGDTHGGVVDGPLTEVMDGKMLKLIIWYDNEASFTNQLVRLMNKVAGMM; encoded by the coding sequence ATGGCTGTAAAAGTTGGTATTAATGGGTTTGGCAGAATCGGGCGCTACCTCGTCCGCCTGATTCACGACAGTAAGGATTTCGATCTTGTCGCTGTAAACGCTCGTGCATCTAATGAAGACCTCGCTCTTCTTTTCAAGCACGATTCCGTACATGGAACCTTCCATGCTGATGTAGAAGCTAATGATGACGGCTTTACCATCAACGGCAAGCAGATCAAGGTTACCAGATGCGCTCCCGGCGAGTGGCTCTGGAAAGACCTCGGCTGCGACATGGTTGTTGAAACCACAGGAAAATTCCGTGACCGTGCCAGCTGTGAAAAACACATGGCCTGCGGTGCGAAAAAAGTTGTTCTCAGCTCACCCGGCATTGATTCAGATACAACAATCGTCATGGGTGTGAATGATGGTGACCTTACACCGGAACACAATATCATTTCCGGAGCATCCTGCACCACCAACTGTCTTGCGCCTGTTGCCAAAGTCATCAACGATGAGTTCGGCCTTGAACGCGGGCTGATGACCACTGTTCATGCCTATACCATGAGCCAGAGAGTTCTGGATGGTTCCCATAAAGACATCCGCAGAGCACGGGCTTGTGCGGTGAATATGGTTCCCACCACCACTGGCGCGGCCAAGGCCGTAACTATGGTTATTCCTGAACTGGCAGGCAAACTGGACGGCATGTCCATCCGCGTTCCCACACCCAACGTCTCCCTTGTGGACCTTACTTGCGACCTCGGACGCAAAACCACCAAGGAAGAGGTTAACGCAGTGCTCGCCAAAGCTGCCAATGAGCACATGGGCTATACTGAAAAACCCCTTGTCTCCACTGACTATCTTGGCGACACCCACGGCGGTGTTGTTGACGGTCCGCTGACCGAAGTTATGGACGGCAAAATGCTCAAGCTCATCATCTGGTACGACAATGAAGCAAGCTTCACTAATCAGCTCGTCCGTTTGATGAACAAAGTAGCTGGAATGATGTAG
- a CDS encoding M15 family peptidase, with the protein MNREIVRFVQKRLNEEGFSLVCDGIAGPKTMGALRSLTEIENHWTRRECLSGYLQLLMGRIFGPVIINGRWTDETDAMYRKLRFHFSSREGTVYQQMNWPSQSEKELFKFYGKVGQNQVRLHLPYPHILSWKPEKVINSFFCHEKVHDSLERVLHRVFEHYGYDRIQELNLDKWGGCLDVRKIRKGTRYSTHSWGIAVDYDPARNQQTWGRDKAIFAQPEYDKWWEIWIDEGWNSLGLKKNYDWMHIQAAVI; encoded by the coding sequence ATGAATAGGGAGATAGTCAGATTTGTACAAAAAAGATTGAACGAAGAAGGCTTTAGCCTTGTTTGTGACGGTATTGCTGGACCAAAGACTATGGGAGCTTTGCGAAGTTTGACGGAAATTGAGAATCATTGGACAAGGCGCGAATGTCTTTCCGGATATCTGCAATTGCTGATGGGCAGAATTTTCGGTCCTGTGATTATCAATGGTCGTTGGACTGATGAAACTGATGCTATGTACCGTAAGCTTAGATTTCATTTTTCTTCAAGAGAGGGAACTGTTTATCAGCAAATGAATTGGCCTTCACAAAGTGAAAAAGAACTTTTTAAATTTTATGGTAAAGTCGGACAGAATCAAGTTCGTCTGCACCTCCCGTATCCGCACATCCTTTCTTGGAAACCAGAGAAAGTCATTAATTCATTTTTTTGTCATGAAAAAGTTCATGACAGCCTTGAGCGGGTGTTGCATAGGGTGTTTGAACATTACGGATATGATCGCATACAAGAATTAAATCTGGATAAATGGGGTGGGTGTTTGGATGTCCGTAAAATAAGAAAAGGTACGCGTTACTCAACGCATAGCTGGGGTATTGCGGTTGATTACGATCCAGCCCGCAACCAGCAAACTTGGGGACGCGATAAAGCCATATTTGCACAGCCGGAATATGACAAATGGTGGGAAATATGGATAGATGAAGGCTGGAACAGTTTAGGCTTGAAAAAGAATTATGATTGGATGCACATACAGGCCGCTGTGATATAA
- a CDS encoding amino acid ABC transporter permease has protein sequence MFASDGQQLKADNKKTYLFDSLLFCLILLGFCYLLYKGTESLGYNWQWFRIPGFIFSFNEGKLVAGPLLEGLAVTLKITGLSFILTFVIGLGTAIMRLSNSFTAKGLSRIYLEIIRNTPLLIQLFFIYFVVAPIIGINGFWASVIALSLFEGAYASEIFRAGITSIDRGQWEAAYSLGGDKKFAYLNVVLPQAVPRIAPPLAGQAIALVKDSALVSTVAIYDLTMQGQSIISETFLTFEIWFVVAAIYLSITLLLSWVLDTAARRFKSEW, from the coding sequence ATGTTTGCTTCTGACGGCCAACAACTAAAGGCCGATAATAAAAAAACTTACCTTTTTGATTCCCTGCTCTTCTGTTTAATCCTTCTTGGTTTTTGCTACCTTCTTTATAAAGGAACAGAATCTCTTGGTTATAATTGGCAGTGGTTTCGGATTCCAGGATTTATATTCAGCTTCAATGAAGGTAAACTCGTTGCAGGACCTTTGCTGGAAGGATTGGCTGTTACCCTTAAAATTACGGGTTTAAGCTTTATCCTGACCTTTGTAATCGGCTTGGGTACGGCCATTATGCGCTTGTCCAATTCATTTACAGCTAAAGGATTATCCCGCATCTATCTGGAAATAATCCGTAACACCCCGCTGCTCATCCAGCTCTTTTTCATTTATTTTGTTGTTGCTCCCATAATTGGGATTAACGGATTCTGGGCATCAGTTATTGCCCTTAGTCTTTTTGAAGGTGCTTACGCATCTGAAATATTCAGAGCCGGGATAACTTCCATAGATAGAGGCCAGTGGGAAGCGGCCTACAGCCTAGGGGGAGATAAAAAATTCGCCTACCTGAATGTAGTCCTGCCGCAGGCTGTGCCCCGCATAGCTCCTCCTCTTGCTGGGCAGGCCATTGCACTGGTTAAGGATTCTGCTTTGGTCAGCACTGTCGCCATTTACGACCTGACCATGCAGGGGCAGTCCATTATTTCTGAAACATTCCTAACTTTTGAAATTTGGTTTGTTGTTGCAGCCATATACCTTTCCATTACGCTTTTGCTTTCGTGGGTACTGGATACTGCCGCCCGTAGATTCAAGAGCGAATGGTAA
- a CDS encoding amino acid ABC transporter substrate-binding protein: MTLWRTITVGITTAILIMGLSSAVWAGDARQNLSQDSALEKVLKRQTLRVGFSTFKPWAMKGKNGEFIGFEIDVAKRLASDMGVKIRFIPTKWDGIIPALLTGKFDIIIGGMGITPKRNLKVNFSDPYEFSGMSIVANKDVAADKSALADFNNADTRVSVRLGTTAEKAAKNFLPKAKLLKFNDEAASIQELLNGKAACLVASNPLPETLVKKYPGKLYLPLQADFTSEPIGFAVRKGDPDFLNFLNNWIRVCNSEGWLEARYNYWFKTEDWKSQVE, encoded by the coding sequence ATGACCTTATGGAGAACAATCACCGTCGGTATCACTACCGCGATTTTGATCATGGGACTTTCTTCCGCAGTCTGGGCCGGAGATGCCAGACAAAATCTTTCGCAAGACAGTGCTCTTGAAAAAGTCCTTAAACGTCAGACTCTCAGAGTTGGATTCTCGACCTTCAAACCGTGGGCAATGAAAGGCAAGAACGGCGAATTCATCGGTTTTGAAATTGATGTGGCCAAAAGACTTGCTTCTGACATGGGAGTGAAAATCCGCTTCATCCCCACCAAATGGGACGGCATCATCCCTGCCCTGCTCACCGGTAAATTCGATATCATAATCGGCGGCATGGGTATCACACCCAAACGTAATCTCAAGGTCAATTTTTCTGATCCTTACGAATTCAGCGGCATGTCCATTGTAGCCAACAAAGACGTGGCTGCGGACAAATCCGCGCTGGCTGATTTTAATAATGCTGACACCCGTGTTTCCGTTCGTCTTGGAACCACCGCGGAAAAAGCAGCGAAAAATTTTCTGCCCAAGGCAAAACTCTTAAAATTCAATGACGAAGCTGCTTCCATTCAGGAACTTCTCAACGGCAAGGCGGCCTGCCTCGTAGCTTCCAATCCCCTGCCCGAAACACTTGTGAAAAAATATCCCGGCAAGCTTTACCTTCCTTTGCAAGCCGACTTTACCAGCGAACCTATCGGTTTTGCTGTACGTAAGGGAGATCCGGATTTCCTGAACTTTCTCAACAACTGGATCAGGGTCTGCAACTCCGAGGGCTGGCTTGAAGCGCGCTACAATTACTGGTTTAAAACCGAAGACTGGAAATCGCAGGTAGAATAA
- a CDS encoding amino acid ABC transporter substrate-binding protein: MNLLRTVCVSIVTAILIMSLASVGMANDTRQELSKDSTLEKVLKRKALRVGFSTFKPWAMKGKNGEFIGFEIDVAKRLASAMGVKIRFIPTKWDGIIPALLTGKFDIIIGGMGITPERNLKVNFSDPYEFSGMSIVANKNVATGKLTRADYNNAKTGGAARLAALEDFNNPKIRVSVRLGTTAEKAAKNFLPKATIVKFNDEAASIQELLNGNAACLVASHPLPETLVEKYPGKLYLPLKSDFTQEPIGFAVRKGDPDFLNFLNNWIRVCNSEGWLEARYNYWFKTNQWKSQVE, translated from the coding sequence ATGAACCTGTTGAGAACTGTCTGCGTAAGCATTGTAACTGCTATCCTGATCATGAGTCTTGCATCGGTAGGCATGGCAAATGACACACGACAAGAACTTTCAAAAGACAGCACCCTTGAAAAAGTCCTCAAACGTAAAGCACTCAGAGTTGGTTTTTCCACTTTCAAACCATGGGCCATGAAAGGCAAAAATGGGGAATTTATCGGCTTTGAAATTGATGTTGCCAAGAGGCTTGCATCCGCTATGGGTGTGAAAATAAGGTTCATCCCCACCAAATGGGATGGGATCATTCCGGCACTGCTGACCGGGAAATTCGATATAATCATTGGCGGAATGGGCATAACCCCGGAACGGAACCTCAAGGTCAATTTTTCTGATCCTTATGAATTCAGCGGCATGTCTATTGTGGCCAATAAAAACGTGGCAACCGGTAAATTAACCCGTGCAGACTATAACAACGCAAAGACCGGCGGGGCCGCACGTCTTGCGGCTTTAGAAGATTTTAATAACCCTAAAATTCGTGTTTCTGTACGCCTTGGCACCACAGCTGAAAAGGCGGCAAAGAACTTCCTGCCAAAGGCAACAATCGTTAAATTTAATGATGAAGCTGCCTCTATTCAGGAATTACTCAATGGCAATGCAGCATGTCTTGTTGCCTCCCATCCCTTACCGGAAACACTTGTTGAAAAATACCCCGGCAAACTTTACCTTCCCCTGAAGTCTGACTTTACTCAGGAACCTATCGGCTTTGCTGTACGTAAAGGAGATCCGGATTTCCTGAACTTTCTCAACAACTGGATCAGGGTTTGTAATTCCGAGGGCTGGCTCGAAGCGCGCTACAATTACTGGTTTAAAACCAATCAATGGAAATCACAGGTTGAATAG
- a CDS encoding amino acid ABC transporter permease gives MFDSQKKISPRDVLLLACIMGGVILLFHHLAQELNYNWDWSVIPGYIARFDSGSGNWRAGLLTQGLLVTLRLSLWSILLGLLAGTVMGMWRLSPRPLLRMISSSYVGLVRNIPPLVLIFIFYFFLGDQIMQVTGITELSYSLDDNSSPILTTLFGPVEQLPAFLSGVLTMALFEGAYITEIVRAGIESIDNEQWEASAALGFNRRNQLIHIILPQAFSRSLPPLAGQFISTIKDSSIVSVISIQELTFAGQELMSATYRTFEIWTLVIVMYFILTFPCSIAVRELEKRMNSHKDSHH, from the coding sequence ATGTTTGATTCACAAAAAAAAATCTCCCCCCGTGATGTTTTGCTGCTGGCATGCATCATGGGAGGAGTTATTTTGCTTTTCCACCATCTGGCTCAAGAACTCAATTACAATTGGGATTGGTCCGTCATTCCCGGCTACATCGCACGTTTTGACAGCGGATCAGGGAATTGGAGAGCCGGACTGCTCACTCAGGGATTACTTGTCACCCTGCGCCTTTCATTATGGTCTATCCTGCTGGGGCTGCTGGCCGGAACAGTCATGGGTATGTGGCGGTTAAGCCCACGCCCTCTATTACGCATGATCTCCAGCAGCTATGTGGGCTTGGTTCGCAATATTCCACCACTGGTACTAATCTTCATTTTTTACTTTTTTCTCGGTGACCAGATTATGCAGGTAACCGGAATTACCGAACTTTCATACTCTCTTGATGACAACAGTTCGCCAATACTCACAACATTATTCGGCCCTGTGGAACAACTCCCGGCTTTCCTTTCTGGAGTACTGACCATGGCTCTTTTTGAAGGTGCATACATAACTGAAATTGTCAGGGCAGGAATTGAATCAATTGACAATGAACAATGGGAAGCTTCAGCTGCACTGGGATTCAACAGACGCAATCAACTTATCCACATCATCCTGCCGCAAGCTTTTTCCCGCTCACTGCCGCCGCTGGCTGGTCAGTTTATTTCTACAATTAAAGATTCATCCATTGTTTCAGTTATTTCCATTCAGGAACTAACCTTTGCCGGACAGGAGTTAATGTCCGCAACATACCGAACTTTCGAAATCTGGACATTGGTCATTGTTATGTATTTTATTTTAACTTTTCCCTGTTCCATCGCAGTGCGTGAACTTGAAAAAAGAATGAACAGCCACAAAGATTCTCATCATTGA
- a CDS encoding HD-GYP domain-containing protein yields the protein MRKIINFFTRKKEHDNSVASMTVHQFAESLGNAIDAKDHYTCSHSEEVAVVAQALGVQLKMNDRECELLHIAGHLHDIGKIGLPDSILKKEGRLTDAEYELVKQHPAIGADIVKPVASVSGLDRITGIILHHHERYDGGGYPQGLAGDQIPFGARVIAVADTLSAMASNRPYREAIEFEKIVEEIKSCSRSQFDPVVVNAFLNISDEIKLYFTQGNSIIQDNYEAYGDRIPEQAVLVHQ from the coding sequence ATGAGAAAGATAATAAATTTTTTTACTAGAAAAAAAGAACACGACAACAGCGTTGCGAGTATGACTGTTCATCAATTTGCAGAGTCATTGGGAAATGCAATTGATGCCAAAGATCATTACACCTGTTCACATTCGGAAGAAGTGGCCGTTGTTGCTCAGGCTTTGGGTGTGCAGTTAAAAATGAACGACCGGGAATGTGAATTGCTGCATATTGCAGGACATTTGCACGATATCGGTAAAATAGGGCTTCCTGATTCGATTCTAAAGAAAGAAGGTCGGTTGACTGATGCAGAATATGAACTTGTCAAACAGCATCCAGCTATTGGTGCGGATATTGTAAAACCTGTTGCTTCCGTTTCCGGTTTGGATCGTATTACAGGGATTATCCTCCATCATCATGAACGATATGATGGCGGTGGATACCCGCAAGGACTTGCAGGTGATCAAATCCCTTTTGGCGCAAGAGTTATTGCTGTTGCCGATACCCTTTCAGCAATGGCGAGTAACCGCCCATACCGTGAGGCAATTGAATTTGAAAAGATTGTGGAAGAGATAAAATCTTGTTCCAGAAGTCAGTTCGACCCTGTGGTGGTAAACGCTTTCTTAAACATTTCTGATGAGATTAAACTATATTTTACTCAGGGCAATTCAATTATTCAGGACAATTACGAAGCATATGGAGATCGTATTCCAGAGCAGGCGGTTTTGGTTCATCAATGA
- a CDS encoding PAS domain-containing protein yields the protein MSLKLKLITFCVAIGLIPLILIGTLSVDMASKALSHQAFGQLESVRDSKQKNLQDLVNKWFKEIKFFSNVKEVYNAVGLVGEYAMEYEISGKPMDVTSDEYNEVHQYAATSFIPFVKTLGYDDAILINDYGRVLFSIKKEKDLGADLKKGQYKNSNLARAFRKAVKGEIVFADFEPYAPMGGTPVAFVCAPVHSHAGDIQGVVALRIPLTEINSIMTLRSGMGKTGESYLVGPDFLMRSDSELNPEYRTVQNSFKNQAKGKVDYEAVQLALEDKKGTALMKSANGVEQLTAYTPIKIGKTSWALISEIHKEEAFQAVTTLRIFALIISVVTAIIVIFVTLVFLRSSILGPLERIESFVTSIAGGNFKSTLEGKFKSEIKNLADGIQVMVGELKNKLGFSQGMLDGMTVPCLISDTDAKISYLNQPLCELLESGKSCESWIGRPVKELLQAPSGEKGILTRCLEEKQPIVNVERCWKTKKENYRDVRIDAAPLYDLDNKLIGGFAVIVNLSDMKAKEKQVSDQHKIMVEITEKAKIISKYLTKGASEIETQVDQVSSNTEKQFDRIEYSSQAITEMNQTLLNSVTNAENAAKQAKQTRLHAEEGMLTMTETSVAIDQLQSLSDTVKENMHRLGEQSQSIGGIIGVINDIADQTNLLALNAAIEAARAGEAGRGFAVVADEVRKLAEKTVQSTREVEDAIKNIQNSAQSNIENTDQTVDAVEHASGLVGKSVQAFQEISSMSVDTATEIERIAQATDQQSEAHDQIHKSVEDLKKLAGNTKSDMQKSTESTTSLARTAHELEKLIERLSDAAGI from the coding sequence ATGTCTCTGAAATTAAAACTAATCACTTTTTGCGTTGCGATAGGCCTGATCCCGTTAATTTTGATTGGCACTTTAAGTGTCGATATGGCTTCTAAAGCTCTTTCCCATCAAGCATTCGGACAGCTCGAATCCGTACGTGACTCTAAACAGAAAAACCTTCAAGATTTGGTAAATAAATGGTTCAAAGAAATAAAATTCTTCTCCAACGTAAAAGAAGTCTATAATGCGGTAGGATTAGTTGGTGAATATGCCATGGAATATGAAATTTCCGGTAAACCCATGGATGTAACATCAGATGAATATAATGAAGTTCACCAATACGCAGCAACTTCCTTTATCCCTTTCGTCAAAACTCTCGGCTATGATGATGCCATTCTTATCAACGATTATGGCCGGGTTCTTTTTTCTATTAAAAAAGAAAAAGACCTCGGTGCTGATCTGAAAAAAGGGCAATACAAAAATTCGAATCTTGCCCGGGCATTTAGAAAAGCTGTTAAAGGCGAAATTGTATTTGCAGACTTTGAACCTTACGCCCCCATGGGAGGAACGCCGGTAGCTTTTGTCTGCGCACCGGTTCATTCACATGCCGGGGATATTCAAGGGGTCGTCGCCCTTAGAATCCCACTCACCGAAATCAATTCCATAATGACCCTTCGTTCCGGTATGGGAAAAACAGGTGAATCTTACCTTGTGGGGCCGGACTTTCTGATGCGCTCAGATTCTGAACTTAATCCTGAGTATCGGACCGTTCAAAACTCTTTCAAGAATCAAGCTAAAGGCAAAGTCGATTACGAAGCAGTCCAATTAGCCTTGGAAGATAAAAAGGGCACAGCACTGATGAAAAGTGCAAACGGAGTGGAACAGCTTACAGCATACACTCCCATTAAAATCGGCAAAACAAGCTGGGCACTGATCTCTGAAATTCACAAAGAGGAAGCTTTTCAGGCTGTAACAACTCTCAGAATATTTGCCCTGATAATATCAGTGGTCACGGCGATAATAGTTATATTTGTCACTCTGGTTTTCCTGCGCAGCTCCATTCTCGGCCCTCTTGAAAGAATAGAGAGTTTTGTAACCTCCATTGCCGGAGGAAATTTCAAGTCCACACTGGAAGGAAAATTTAAAAGTGAGATTAAGAACCTTGCTGATGGAATTCAGGTCATGGTCGGGGAACTTAAAAATAAACTAGGATTCTCCCAAGGAATGCTGGACGGTATGACCGTCCCCTGCCTGATCTCAGATACAGATGCCAAAATATCCTACCTGAACCAACCACTCTGCGAACTGCTTGAAAGTGGAAAATCATGCGAAAGCTGGATAGGCCGTCCAGTCAAAGAACTCTTGCAGGCCCCTTCCGGCGAAAAAGGAATACTGACCCGTTGTCTGGAAGAAAAACAACCCATTGTTAATGTCGAACGCTGCTGGAAAACTAAAAAAGAGAACTACCGAGACGTGCGCATAGACGCGGCTCCGCTTTACGACCTTGATAACAAACTCATTGGTGGGTTTGCTGTAATCGTTAATTTAAGTGATATGAAAGCCAAGGAAAAACAAGTCAGCGACCAACACAAGATCATGGTAGAAATTACCGAGAAAGCAAAGATTATTTCCAAATACCTGACCAAAGGCGCATCCGAAATTGAAACACAAGTGGATCAGGTTTCATCCAACACAGAAAAGCAATTTGACCGTATTGAATATTCATCTCAGGCAATCACTGAAATGAACCAGACTCTGCTGAACTCTGTTACCAACGCGGAAAATGCGGCAAAGCAGGCCAAGCAGACCCGCTTGCACGCAGAAGAAGGCATGCTGACCATGACAGAAACAAGTGTTGCTATCGACCAGCTGCAATCCCTCTCTGACACGGTAAAAGAAAACATGCACCGACTCGGTGAACAGAGTCAATCCATCGGCGGCATAATCGGGGTAATCAATGATATCGCCGACCAGACCAACCTCCTGGCCCTGAATGCCGCAATTGAAGCAGCCCGTGCAGGTGAAGCCGGACGCGGATTCGCGGTTGTGGCGGATGAAGTCCGCAAGCTGGCGGAAAAAACGGTGCAATCGACAAGAGAAGTCGAGGACGCAATCAAGAACATCCAAAACTCCGCACAATCCAATATCGAAAACACCGATCAAACAGTGGACGCAGTAGAACATGCCAGCGGACTGGTAGGAAAATCCGTGCAGGCATTTCAGGAAATTTCAAGCATGTCTGTAGATACAGCCACTGAAATTGAAAGAATTGCCCAAGCTACGGACCAGCAATCTGAAGCCCACGACCAGATTCATAAAAGTGTGGAAGACCTCAAAAAACTGGCCGGGAATACCAAGTCCGATATGCAGAAATCCACAGAATCGACTACTTCTCTGGCTAGAACAGCACATGAATTGGAAAAGCTCATAGAACGACTCAGTGATGCTGCCGGCATCTAG
- a CDS encoding DUF374 domain-containing protein, translating into MKIKVDPVIFAPQVAFLYRWWIRSMRFDITGYDNVMSLHEQGKPLMLALWHNELFSLIGLGFLEKMPLVTMASDSKDGQIITEVLERIGYDVARGSSTRGGLKAMLGVARIMRKKGKVGAITMDGPKGPRHEVKPGILAIAQKTGASIIPMRAYPSNPIVFEKSWDRFELPKPFCRCKVLLGEPFKVTEQKLDEDILASEARRLEAIMESMKPY; encoded by the coding sequence ATGAAGATAAAGGTTGATCCCGTCATATTCGCGCCACAGGTTGCTTTTCTGTATCGTTGGTGGATACGTTCCATGCGATTTGATATTACCGGGTACGATAATGTTATGAGTCTGCATGAACAGGGCAAGCCGCTCATGCTGGCTTTGTGGCATAATGAACTGTTCAGCCTGATCGGTCTTGGTTTTCTTGAAAAAATGCCGCTGGTGACCATGGCCAGTGACAGCAAGGACGGGCAGATCATCACCGAAGTGCTGGAACGTATCGGCTATGATGTTGCCCGTGGTTCATCCACTCGTGGCGGCCTGAAAGCAATGCTCGGTGTGGCTCGGATTATGCGTAAAAAGGGCAAGGTCGGAGCGATTACTATGGATGGTCCCAAAGGGCCACGCCATGAGGTCAAGCCTGGAATTCTGGCAATTGCCCAAAAGACCGGAGCTTCTATCATTCCCATGCGGGCTTATCCCTCCAATCCGATTGTCTTTGAAAAGTCATGGGACAGATTTGAACTGCCCAAGCCTTTTTGTCGCTGTAAAGTTTTGCTTGGTGAGCCTTTCAAGGTGACTGAGCAGAAGCTTGATGAGGATATTCTTGCAAGCGAAGCCCGCCGCCTTGAAGCTATAATGGAAAGTATGAAACCGTATTAA